The DNA sequence TTTGAACTTCAAAGACTTGATGTCGTGTACCCCCGCCAATACGATGCTGTGGAAGGTTTGATGCCGTGGCTGATGGCGGTGCAAATACTTGTGGCGCAACATTGCCAGAAGCAACAAAAAAGGTTCGTAGTTGCTGCTGGCATCTACCTCATCGACCAATAAAACCAGCTTCTTATCGGTTTGTCGGGCAATGCCTGTAATGCGCTCCGAGAGGTCGTCGAGCGTCTGTACAGGAGCCAAGTTGGCAAGTATTTCCTGCGAGAAGCCGCCTTGGGGCTGGCTCAGCGCTGCTTTCAATTCTTTGAAAAAAAACTGACTGAAGGTGTCTGCCGAAACATATACTGATTCACTGAGACCCTGAAAGCTCATCAATAAAGGAATGGCCTTTGGTTCTTGTTCCAATAAATAATACAATGAAAAAAGCATGGTCGTTTTGCCGTACTGCCGTGGGCGGTTGATGACGAAGTAATCGCCAAACTCCACCATTTGAAGGATACCTGCAAAACGGCGACTGTCATCCATCATATAATGCTCCTCTGCATTGCAAGAGCCGGTAATGTTAAATCGCTTTCTCATTGGTTGGGGCTTTACAAATTGATACTAATGTGGTGTTTGTAGACAAACACCCGCCTGTGCGGGGCGGGTGTTATGGCTATTTTCTGTAAGGAACTAGGCAGAGGTGAGCCAATCATTGTCGCTCAAATATCCAAAACAGAGATAGGGGCTTTCCGCCCATTGGGGCGGCAGGGCAGGCTGTGCGGGCGCTGCCTCTAGGGTGGCTTCGAAACGCTCTTCAAACAAGGCTAGTTGCAATTGTAACTGCTGTAGCTGCTGCTCAAGGCGCTTTTGTTGGTTGCGCTTTTGCTGGGCATTGTCAATGACCCATACCTTTTCAAAAGCACTGTTTTCTGTCATCATCTGATAAAGAGGGTTTTGTGGAAAATAAAACCAAGGGTATTTTGTGGTAAATCAAAAATACGGAAAAAGCGCCGGAAACACAAACTCCGAAAAGCAGCAGCTAAGTTTGCGCGGTACACTGTATTTTTAACCCAAAATCTTTATATTTATCCCAATAACCCAACAATAACCTACTATATGCATACGTCCTTACCCAACACGCCTGTCCGCATTGCCGGAGGACAAGGCTTTTACGGCGATAGCCCCCAAGCGGCCATTGCCATTGCCAAGGCCAAAGCCGCTGACTATATTATGATGGATGCTCTGGCCGAACTGACCCTGTCGATTCTCCAAAAAGACAAACAGCGCGACACTGGCGCAGGATACGCCCGTGATATCGACTTTTTGGCCAAAAGCCTCTACCCATTGGCCTACCGCCAAGGAATCAAGATTGTAAGCAGTGGCGGTGGCCTGAACCCTTGGGGCGCGGCAGAGCGTGTCGTCAAGACGATGCGTGCACAGGGTATCGAAGGGTTTCGGGTGGCTGTTGTTACGGGCGATGATTTCAGTGCTCGTATCGACGAACTACGCCAAGGTGGGGAGCTTTTGCAGCACCTAGACTCAGGAGAGCCTTTTGACCCCGAAAAATACCGCCTTACCCACGCCAACGTATACACCGGTGCCGCTGGGGTGGCCGAAGCCCTCAGCCAAGGGGCTGACCTCGTCCTGACGGGGCGCGTGGCTGACCCTGCCCTCGTGCTGGGTATCTTAGTACACCATTACGGCTGGACGCTAGACGATGCTCAAGCACCTGCCGAGCTTGACTTGCTGGCTGCGGGAATCGTAGCTGGGCACGTAATCGAGTGTGGTGGCCAAGCCTCCGGAGGCAACTCCTATGCCGAGTTCCCCCCCAACTACTCTCTCCACAACCTTGCCTATCCCATTGCCGAAATCTGGCCCGACGGGCGCACCGAGTTCACACGCCTCACTAGCCAAGGAGGCAAGGTCTCCCGCAATACCATCCGAGAGCAATTGGTATATGAAATACACAATCCGGCGGCCTACATCACCCCCGACGTAACCGCCGATCTGACACAGATACAGCTCGAACAAATAGCCCCCGACCGGGTACGCCTAACAGGCGTAAAAGGTAACCCACGCCCCGAAAAACTCAAACTCGCTATGGGCTACGAAGCTGGCTACTTGAGTGAACAACTGCTTTTCTTTACTGCCCCCTATGCCGTCCAAAAAGCCCGCCTGTGGGAAGATGCTGTGCGCCAAACTTGGGTCGGATTGCCGATGCTGCAAATCACAGAGGCACAGTTCCAATACATCGGTATCGACGGCATCCACCCGGGCGCGCTGCCCCCGCTCAGCCCCGAACAAGAGACTCAACTCCGCGAAGTAGGGCTACGCATCGCCATCCGCCATCCCGACGAACAAACCGGCAAGCAGGCCTTTCAGGCTACTACCTGCCTCGGCCTCAATGGCCCTCCCGGCGTATGTAGTATGCCCGGCTGGGGAAAAATCAACCGCCAACAACTGGCCCTCTTCCCTACCCTCATAGACCGCCGCTGGGTGGCTACTAAGGTGGAGATGATGAGTACTTAACAATACACACACCAGTGTTGGTTGAGAGCAACCTCGATGAGTTACTTATCAACCCAACTGAGGGTATACACACAAAGGCCAAAGTAGTGGGGATTTTCACTTTACTTTGCGTTCTTTATATCATTACTATCTACCCCTCCCTCAAAAACTGTGTAGGGACGTGTTTGGTGAGCCACACACCATTTTGGGTGCAGTAGAAGAGGTGTCCGGCGGCGTGCATTTCTTGGGCTAGCACTACAAAGACATAGGGCTTACCGTGTCGTTGGCCTACGTTGTGGGCGGTGGCGGGGTCGGGGCTGAGGTGTACGTGGTGTCGTTGGCCTTTGTGTATGCCCTCGCGCCAAATGGCGGCTACGTGTTGCTGTGCTGTGACGTGGTAGAGTATTTCGGGAGGGCTTTGGACCTCGTAAGCCAAGTCTACCGAGATAGAATGTTCTTGGTTGGCCCTGATTTGGGTAAAATCTTCACTAAGGGCAAAGCGCTTTTTGGCATTGGTGGCTACCACTGTTTTGAGTAGGTCGAGGTCTATATCAAAGCCTTTTTGACGCATGGCTTTTATCAGCGGGGCTACCTCTGTCCAGCCTTGGGGTCGAGGGTGATGCCGATAGCTTCGGGTTGGTGACGGAGTACGAGGCTTAGGAACTTGCTTATCTTGGTCGAATCGTGTTGATTTTTTGCTTTCATATCGTTGGTTGGGTGTTGCTAATGGTATTGGGCATTGTTTGTACACACTGGTATTTTGGAAACCTCACAGCTCAAACTACAAGCCAAATTTGTAAAAACCTCACGCTGCCGGCTATTTTCCAAATCCCACCGTTATACCCAATCACAATTGGTTTGGGAAATCTGCGCACTGAAAATCCTTGATAATCAAGGAAATCAAACCCTGTGAATTTTGGTATAAACCTATGGGCAAGGAGAATGGGAGAGCAGTTCCTTACAAGATGGTGAGGTATACCAAAACTCGCTCTTCGTAGCTCAAAAATCGTGGGCTACTCGCTCTACCATCGAAAACGAGTTTGGCCCTTTCAGCATTGCCAATATTATTGGCAACAGCACTATCATCATCATCCGCTACCTCGACGCTAAAAAGTTAGAAACAGAGGATGAGGGCTTCGTAACTACTTGGAAAAAAGTACGCTAAGTAACAGCGGTCCGCCAAAGTCTTTTCCCAGGCTTGGTACTTCACTTTTAGGTGGCTACTAGGCGTGGGTTATTTAATTTGGGGGAGGTCTCTGCGGCGTCTGTACTTGCTGAGACGGATACGTACTTCGAGCAGGTTGTGTATTTTTTCGATAAAGATGATTTCGGCATCAACCCTCACACCGCTGTTAAGCCTAGCGCCTACATCCATCGCAAGGTCTGCATTGATGTAGCCGATTTGCTCTCCACTCAGGCGGCAGACCATCACGGCATAAGAATCCTTGGGGTTGTTGGGTTCAGGGATGAGCAGCAATTTGTCGCCGGCACGGCATTTGGCGATGATCTGTTGGCGTGGTATGTTGGTGTGGTCATTGTTGTACTTCACCCCTACCACAAAAGTCTCTTCCATATCTACCACTTCGCCAGTGTGTGCGCCAAATTGCGCCAAGTAGCGCTGCCAGTTTTGTTCTTCTTTGCTGGCTTTGTTGGGGAGCTCTTTTTTGGGCTTGGCTCCTGCCTTGGCTGCTTCAGGCTTTTGGTTGCTGAGTATCGCGATAAGACCAATGGCCAAAATAAGTATGAGGGCTAAGATTAACATAATAATTTATACAAGCCATTAAATCGCCGAGCTGTTTATGTTTTGGCAGACCATTAATTCACTATCGGAGCGTTGTGTGAAGCCATATTGCTCAAAAAAATTAGCCATAATAGAAGGCTGTTTTACCCAAGCGATAATGGCCTGAGGGTGAGCATTTTTCTCTAGGTAGCTTAGTAAATACGCCATCACCATTTTGGCCAATCCCTTGTGTTGAAAGTCAGGATGTACGATTACATCTTGCAAGTAATAGTACAAACTGCCGTCGCCCACGATACGCCCGCAGGCCACGGCTTGATCTTGGTGGCGGATGCAAATACCGAATATAGTTCCTGCAAGGGCTTTTTCGACGAGCAGGTCAGGGAGGGTTTCCCAGCCAACGAGCTGCCTCAGCTCTTGGAATTCTGCTATTGAGGGGGTTGTTGGGTGAATGGTCAAGTTTTTCATACTGATTCGCGCTTTGAGGCATTCGTAAACTTATACTTGCCTAAAGTTACGCATAAATCCGGTTTAAGGCAATGTGTACACGCCTCAAAAATGCGGATAAATATACTGTTCGAACAATTGGCGGATGCGTCGGCGCTTGGGTAGCCACCAGATTGTCCGTAGCAGTGCGTCATAGTCTTGGCGAATGTCAATCCGGTAGGGTGTATTTTGAGGCGATACGGCCTGTGCAATCCAAGTAGAGTGTAGCGTAAAGCCATACTGTAACTCAGGGTGTCCTAATACTGCAACCGGCCCTTGGCTGAGGTTGGCGGCATCAAATAGCCACATTTCGCAGCGATAACCTTCCTGTTGATTGGGCAGGCGATTTACCATAGTACAGAGCAAGTAGCCGTCTTGTGCGGGGTCTACCCCTTCCGGTAGGGCTCCTTGGCGTTTGCGTGGGATAAACTGCACCGAAAACATATTATAGTCCGCTGGGAATGCATAAAAATCTGCCACTTGCATCGAGTCCGTATCTACCCTAATCAAGTTATAGGGCACACCTTTTCGGGTATATTCTAACAAACGCTCAGGTGAAACTAAGCGTTTGGGATGATTTTGGTACAATCTGTATATGTATCGGCTGAGGGTGCGATGGTCTAACGCAGTACTGACAAGATACAGTTGTCGGATAGCGTCTACCTGTTCGTCTGGAGCAATCATCCCACGGTAGGTATACAGCCCGACAGACCAAGTATGCTTGCCATCGGGGTCGGTGGCTTGTTTTTCGGGGTCTAGGGGGACGTGGAGCAGCTCTTGTTGTTTGATTTCACCAGAGGCAGCATCGATGACAAACTTGCCGATACGCCCCATATCCATAGCGCCAATAGCAAACAAACTCATCATCTGTTGTTCTATCGGTTGGCCGTCGGTTGCTTGTGTATCATAGGGGCGTAGCCACTCTGCAGCACAGGCAGCGGTATTGTGGGCGGCATAGAGGGTAATTTGATTGTTGGGGTTGGCGTAATTACAAGAGAAGTGAATGGCCTCCAGGGGAACGGGTGTTGGCATTTTACGTGCTTGGACGGTAGCGGCATTGCTCAGTTCGCTGCGTTTTACGAGGTAAATGTCCAAATAAGGCAACATCGGCGCTCCTATCAACTCTCGGATGAATCGGTCTATTCGGGGGTTGTGTGGGAAGGGATTGTTGATGAGGGTATCGAGGGTGAACTTAAACGACGAATCGGCCAAGAGTACATAATCTTCTGTGATGCCGAGTTGGTGCATACACTGTTGGATGCGGAGATCCTTGCCCTCTGTGTCGAGCACCCGCCATTTTTGCAGGTTTTGGTCTTGACCATTCCAACGCATCAGAAATACTTGGTCAGGAGGCGCTGTAGTATCTATTGCTTTGATACCCAACTTGCTAATAAGACTTCTCAACCAACCGCCTATGCCTTTTTCGCTACGCGCCAGCAAGCGTGTGAGGGCTTGTTGGGCGGTCTGTTTGTCTTCGGTGCGGAGATATTCTTCGGCAATCTTATCCAATTCCTCTTCGCTACGCGTGGCATCGAGCAAGCTGTCGCCCAAGAGTTGGATAGAAGAAAGCAAGGTTTCCATCGACTTGGTATAATTGACCATAAACAGCTCCCGTGTTTTGGGGTCAAATACTGGGTGAGCTGTAGACTGCGCCAAGGGAAAAGGAAAGCGTAAGAGCGGTGGGGTGGCAGCCACCCACTCCGTATTGAGGCCTATGGGTGTGATGAGCTCTAGGCTCTGCGGATCAAACTCAAAGGGCCGCCCTACATCGTAGGTAGCCAGTAAGCGTGGGCTTGACTCGCCCTGGCGCTGAAACGGAATGACTGCCGTGTTGAGCATATTGCGCGCTCCCAAGATGGGGGAGAGCCGGGCAATACCCATATTTCTAAAAAAGTAATGTTTGTAATGTTTCTCGTTGGCCAAAGGCCCCGTACGGCAGGTGGCTTCGTCGGCATAGTAACAGGGTGTCTTGAGGAGCTTGGTTTGCAGCTGTGCTTGTCCGGGAGTGTTGAAGTCTATTTTATAAATCATCCCATCGCCATTCATCAACGGAGTAGCATACTCTCTGTTATTAGTACCATCAGGGTATTTTTCGGGATATGGCAAGCCCTCGGAGTTGACCGAACCACTAGGGGCTGCTAAATATACAACTCCGTACAAATCCTCTGGCATTTGGCCTTGGAGGATATTGAGGGTAAAGTCAGTCGCATTGCGCGTACCGAAGATGAACGGGCGAAAGTTGGGGTTGGCGGTCATTGAGGTTTGGAGCTCAGGTATGTATATATGTAAAGAAAGTGAAATGTTCTCAAAGCATCAAACAAACTAGCGCAATGATTGAAAATAATTATCACTCTACCACAGTACTAGGTATTTTCAGTTTTTTGTGGGCACTTTGCTCATTCCGCTCCCTCCTAATACTCGATGTAAATTTGGTCACAAAGCACGCAAAAGAGCGCTAAAAATCAGTAACTTTTTGTAGCTATATACCATCTTGGGGTACACAGCTTAATGAACCAGTACCAAACTAGAAAATATACAGTGTAGTAACTTCTGAAGCTTACTCGATGTAAGCAGCCTCATTTTATGTGTTTGCCTCAAAGTGTGGGTATATATGTTCTTCAAATAACTGTTGTATCCGGCGGCGTTTGGGCAGCCACCAAATAGACCGCAGCAACTCGTCATAATCGGTTCGAATATTAATTTTGTGAGGGTTGTTTTGGGGTGATTCCGTGGTCGCTATCCAGGCTGAGTGTAACGTAAAACCATAATGTAACTTAGGATGCCCTAAGACAGTTACCGGCCCTTGGGCAAGATTGGCTGCATCAAAAATCCATATTTCCGAACGATAATCGTTTCGATTATCTTCAAATTTTTGCCGCAAAGTACACAACAAGTATCCGTCTTGAGCCAAGTCTTCATCAGATATGTTGAAAGTTGTTCTATATCGAGGAACAAACTGTAAAGAGTACAAATTATAACTTTTTGGAAAATTATAGTGATCTTGGATTTTCATATTGCCTGTATCTACCCTCAACAAACAACATGGGATTCCTTTTTTAGTATAGTCTAATACTCTTTGTGCTGAAAGTAGCCGATTGGGATACTCTTCATATAAATCGTATATATACTTGCTCAGTACTTGTTCATCTAAGCCTGCACTAATAAAATACAGTTGATGAATTTTGTTGACATTTTCTGCTGCATCAAGCATTCCTCGATAAGCATACATACTCATAGCCCAAGTATGCTCTCCTTTTTCTCCTATTGGCTGTTGCTCGGAGTTGAGTGGTGCTTGTAGTAATATTTGTTGTTGGATTTCGGCCTTTTCGGCATCGATTATGAATTTACCGATACGCCCTAAATCCATAGCCCCAATTGCAAGCAAGCCATGTAATTGTTTGTCTATTGCTTGCCCGTCAGTAGCCCGCACATCATATGTTCTCAACCATTCTGCTGCGCATGCAGCCGCATTATGAGAGGCATAGAGTGTGATTTGACCATTGGGGTTGGCATAGTTACAAGAAAAGTGGATGGCTTCTAGCGGAATAGGCTGCTTGAGTTTACGCGCCTTTACGGTATCATTGGCAGGGTTGAGCTCCGCTCTTCTGACAAGGTACAGATCTAAATACGGAATCATTGGTGCACCCAGTAGCTCCCTGATAAATCGGTCTATATCTGGGTTGTGTGAGAAGGGATTGTTGACCAAGGTATCTAGCGTAAATTTAAAGGAAGAGTCAGCCAACAAGACATAGTCTTGTGTGATGCCTAGCTGGTGCATACATTGCTGTATTTTCAAATCACTCCCCTCTTCATCTATCACGCGCCATTTTTGCAGTGTTTGTCCCTGGGTGTCCCATCGCATCAAGAATACTTGGTCGGCCAGTTTGGCTGACCAAGTTCCTAGTTTGATACAACTCAAGGTTTTGAGTACTTTGGCAATCAGTTTGGCTGCCCTTTGGGTACGATGGGCTTGTTTTAGGAGTTTCTGTGCTGCTTTTCTCCGTTCATGCTTATTATCATAGCAATGCGCTATTTCGGCTAGTTTTTTTTCAATGCCCTCTTGTTTGACATCATTGATATACCTGAGTTCTAAGACA is a window from the Eisenibacter elegans DSM 3317 genome containing:
- a CDS encoding acyclic terpene utilization AtuA family protein, producing the protein MHTSLPNTPVRIAGGQGFYGDSPQAAIAIAKAKAADYIMMDALAELTLSILQKDKQRDTGAGYARDIDFLAKSLYPLAYRQGIKIVSSGGGLNPWGAAERVVKTMRAQGIEGFRVAVVTGDDFSARIDELRQGGELLQHLDSGEPFDPEKYRLTHANVYTGAAGVAEALSQGADLVLTGRVADPALVLGILVHHYGWTLDDAQAPAELDLLAAGIVAGHVIECGGQASGGNSYAEFPPNYSLHNLAYPIAEIWPDGRTEFTRLTSQGGKVSRNTIREQLVYEIHNPAAYITPDVTADLTQIQLEQIAPDRVRLTGVKGNPRPEKLKLAMGYEAGYLSEQLLFFTAPYAVQKARLWEDAVRQTWVGLPMLQITEAQFQYIGIDGIHPGALPPLSPEQETQLREVGLRIAIRHPDEQTGKQAFQATTCLGLNGPPGVCSMPGWGKINRQQLALFPTLIDRRWVATKVEMMST
- a CDS encoding RNA 2'-phosphotransferase; translated protein: MRQKGFDIDLDLLKTVVATNAKKRFALSEDFTQIRANQEHSISVDLAYEVQSPPEILYHVTAQQHVAAIWREGIHKGQRHHVHLSPDPATAHNVGQRHGKPYVFVVLAQEMHAAGHLFYCTQNGVWLTKHVPTQFLREG
- a CDS encoding HIRAN domain-containing protein produces the protein MLILALILILAIGLIAILSNQKPEAAKAGAKPKKELPNKASKEEQNWQRYLAQFGAHTGEVVDMEETFVVGVKYNNDHTNIPRQQIIAKCRAGDKLLLIPEPNNPKDSYAVMVCRLSGEQIGYINADLAMDVGARLNSGVRVDAEIIFIEKIHNLLEVRIRLSKYRRRRDLPQIK
- a CDS encoding GNAT family N-acetyltransferase, yielding MKNLTIHPTTPSIAEFQELRQLVGWETLPDLLVEKALAGTIFGICIRHQDQAVACGRIVGDGSLYYYLQDVIVHPDFQHKGLAKMVMAYLLSYLEKNAHPQAIIAWVKQPSIMANFFEQYGFTQRSDSELMVCQNINSSAI
- a CDS encoding carotenoid oxygenase family protein, translating into MTANPNFRPFIFGTRNATDFTLNILQGQMPEDLYGVVYLAAPSGSVNSEGLPYPEKYPDGTNNREYATPLMNGDGMIYKIDFNTPGQAQLQTKLLKTPCYYADEATCRTGPLANEKHYKHYFFRNMGIARLSPILGARNMLNTAVIPFQRQGESSPRLLATYDVGRPFEFDPQSLELITPIGLNTEWVAATPPLLRFPFPLAQSTAHPVFDPKTRELFMVNYTKSMETLLSSIQLLGDSLLDATRSEEELDKIAEEYLRTEDKQTAQQALTRLLARSEKGIGGWLRSLISKLGIKAIDTTAPPDQVFLMRWNGQDQNLQKWRVLDTEGKDLRIQQCMHQLGITEDYVLLADSSFKFTLDTLINNPFPHNPRIDRFIRELIGAPMLPYLDIYLVKRSELSNAATVQARKMPTPVPLEAIHFSCNYANPNNQITLYAAHNTAACAAEWLRPYDTQATDGQPIEQQMMSLFAIGAMDMGRIGKFVIDAASGEIKQQELLHVPLDPEKQATDPDGKHTWSVGLYTYRGMIAPDEQVDAIRQLYLVSTALDHRTLSRYIYRLYQNHPKRLVSPERLLEYTRKGVPYNLIRVDTDSMQVADFYAFPADYNMFSVQFIPRKRQGALPEGVDPAQDGYLLCTMVNRLPNQQEGYRCEMWLFDAANLSQGPVAVLGHPELQYGFTLHSTWIAQAVSPQNTPYRIDIRQDYDALLRTIWWLPKRRRIRQLFEQYIYPHF
- a CDS encoding carotenoid oxygenase family protein, with translation MTTNFQTYPFIFARRDDADYVLYPLKGQLPQDLYGAVYITSPVGTVNSGGLPYPETYADGTANKEYASPLMNGDGMILKIDFNTPGQARLQAKVLKPPCYHADEATGRMGTLAKCKQYKHYAFRNMGIARPSPILGARNMLNTTVVPFTRKGETTPRLMATYDVGRPFEFDPKTLELITPIGANADWVNATPAMLRFPFPLIQTTAHPVFDPATSELFLVNYTKSMENIFAVLELRYINDVKQEGIEKKLAEIAHCYDNKHERRKAAQKLLKQAHRTQRAAKLIAKVLKTLSCIKLGTWSAKLADQVFLMRWDTQGQTLQKWRVIDEEGSDLKIQQCMHQLGITQDYVLLADSSFKFTLDTLVNNPFSHNPDIDRFIRELLGAPMIPYLDLYLVRRAELNPANDTVKARKLKQPIPLEAIHFSCNYANPNGQITLYASHNAAACAAEWLRTYDVRATDGQAIDKQLHGLLAIGAMDLGRIGKFIIDAEKAEIQQQILLQAPLNSEQQPIGEKGEHTWAMSMYAYRGMLDAAENVNKIHQLYFISAGLDEQVLSKYIYDLYEEYPNRLLSAQRVLDYTKKGIPCCLLRVDTGNMKIQDHYNFPKSYNLYSLQFVPRYRTTFNISDEDLAQDGYLLCTLRQKFEDNRNDYRSEIWIFDAANLAQGPVTVLGHPKLHYGFTLHSAWIATTESPQNNPHKINIRTDYDELLRSIWWLPKRRRIQQLFEEHIYPHFEANT